ACCAGGCCCTCCTGGGGCGGGCGGCTGTAGTACGGCGTCACGGCGAGCAGGCCGGTGGCGCCGGCCTTCTCCGCGCGGCGGGCCAGCTCGCAGCTGTGCGCGGTGTCGCTCGTGCCGACGCCGGCCAGCACGTGCGCCCGGTCGCCCACGGCCTCGACCACGGCGCGCACGAGCCGGTCCTTCTCGTCGTCGCTCGTGGTCGCCGACTCCCCCGTCGTCCCGCTGACGACGATCCCGTCGTTGCCGTGCGCGACGAGGTGCTCGGCCAGCCGTTGCGCGCCGTCGAGGTCGAGCCCGCCGTCGGCGTCGAACGGCGTGACCATCGCGGTGAGCACCCGGCCGAACGGCACGGGGCGCGGGGGTGGGGCCATGCGCCGAGGCTACCGCCCGCCCCGTCGCGGCCCCGGCACCGCAGCGCCGGTCACGGCCCGACCCGGCGCGCCTGCAGGAACGCGGCGTGGGTCAGCGGCATGAGCCGGGCGAAGTGCTCCTCCATCTGCTCGGCGACCATCGCGATCTCCCGCTGCGGGTACGACGGGAACGCGGCCTCGTCGTGGCGCGTGCGCAGCGACAGGAAGGCCATGAGGGAGCGCGCGTTGCACGTGGCGTACATCGACGAGAACGTCGCGACCGGCAGGACCCCGCGGGCCACCTCGCGCGCGACGCCCGCGCCGAGCATCGCGCGGTAGGCCGCGTGGGCGCCCTCGCAGGCCCGCCGCGTCTGCTCGGCGACGACCCGGCGCTGCTCGTCGGTGCCCGGCTCGAAGGTGTAGGCCCCGGCCTTGCCGACCTGCACGAGGTCGCGGTCGTCCGCGGGCACGTAGAACACGGGCGCGAGCTCGCGGTAGCGCCCGCTCTCCTCGTTGTAGCTCCAGCCGGTGCGGTGGCGCTGGAACTCGCGGAACACGAAGATCGGCGCGGTCACGAGGAACGTCATGCTGTTGTGCTCGAAGGGCGTTCCGTGCCGGTTGCGCAGCAGGAACCGGATCAGCCCCGCGTGCGCCGCCGGGTCGTCGGCGCGCTGCTCCTCGGCCCGCTCGCCGGCCGTCGACACCCGCGCCGCCGTCACCACGTCGGCGTCGGAGGCGCTCGCGCGCACGAGCTCGACGCCGACGTCGGAGCGCCAGACGGGCTCGGGCGTCGCTGCGGCGGTGGTCATGGCGGCTCCACGGGCGGGGGTCGGGCGGACGTCAGGGAGACTAGCGACGCCCGCCGACAGCCCCGCCCCGAGGAGCCCGCCCATGGCGCCCACCGCCGGACCGGCCGGGAGCGTGCGCCCGGCGCGGCCCCAGGAGGCCGCGGAGGTCGCCGTCCTGCAGGCGGGGGCGTGGCGGGAGGCGTACGGCGACCTGCTCCCGCCCGCCGCCCTCGATCCGGCCGCCCTGGCGCCGTCCTGGACCGCCGCCGTCGAGCACCCCCCGACGCCCCGGCACCGGGTCCTCGTCGCGCTGGACGCCCCCGGGGTCGTCGGCTTCGCCGCCGCCGCCCCGGCCGAGGACGCCGACCTCGACCCCGGCGCCGCCGCCGAGCTGCTCGCCCTCGCGGTGGCCCCCGAGCACCGGCGCGCCGGGCACGGCTCCCGGCTGCTGCAGGCGGCCGCGGACCTCGCGCGCGACGACGGCACGCAGGCGCTCGTGTGCTGGGTCGGCGAGCACGAGGCGCTGCTCGCGGCCTTCCTCGCCGGTGCCGGCTGGGCGCAGGACGGGGCCCGGCGCAGCCTCGACGCCGGCTCCGGGGCACCGCTGCCCCAGCGGCGCTGGACGACCCGGCTCGGGCAGGGCGGGTGAGCTGGCAGGAGCGCCGCCGCGCCACCGTGCGCCAGGCGGCCGGCGTCGGGCTGGCCACCGGCTCGTACGGGGTCTCCTTCGGCGCCCTCGCTGTCGCCGCCGGGCTGAGCCCGGCGCAGGCCTGCGCCCTGTCCCTGCTCGCCTTCACCGGCGGCTCGCAGTTCGCGTACGTGGGTGTCGTCGCCGGCGGCGGGGCCTCGGCGTCCGGGGCGCTGTCGGCGCTGCTGCTGGGCAGCCGCAACGCGCTGTACGGCCTGCGCGTCGCCCCGCTGCTGCGCCGCGGCCCGGGTCCGCGGGGCCTGCGCCGGGCCGTCGGCGCCCAGCTCGTCATCGACGAGTCGACGGCGGTCGCCCTCGGCCAGCCGGACGAGCGCGCCGCCCGGCTCGGGTTCTGGGCGACCGGCCTCGCCGTGTACGCCCTGTGGAACGCCTCGACGCTGCTCGGGGCGCTGGCCGGGGACCTGCTCGGCGACCCGCGGACGTACGGCCTCGACGCCGCGGCACCGGCGGCCTTCGTCGCCCTGCTGGCACCGCGGCTGCGCGGGCGCGAGGCGTGGGCCGTGGCGGCGGTGGCCGCGGTGCTGGCGGTCGCGCTCGTCCCGGCCGTGCCCGTCGGGGTGCCCGTGCTGGCCGCGGGCGCCGTCGCGCTGGTCGCCGCGCTGCGGGGCGCGAGGGCGGCGGCGTGAGCTGGGCCTGGCTGCTGGCGACGTGCGCGGGGTGCTACCTGCTCAAGCTCGCCGGTACGGCGGTGCCGGAGCGGGTGCTGGACCGGCCCCGCGTCGCGCGCGCGGGGGCGCTGCTGCCGGTCGCGCTGCTCGCGGCGCTCACCGCCGTGCAGGCGGTGTCGACGGGCCGGGCGCTCATGCTGGACGCCCGCGCGGCCGGGCTGGCCGCGGGCGTCGCCGCGCTGCTGCTGCGCGCGCCGTTCCTCGTCGTGGTGGTGGTCGCGGCCGCGGTGGCCGCCGGCGTCCGCGCGCTCGCCTGAGGGTGCCCCTCACGCGGGTCCCCCGCCTGAGGGCGCCCCTCAGCAGACTCGACCCTGCTCGGGGTGCCCCTCATGCGCCGGACCCGCCTGGGGGTGCCCCTCAGCGGCCGTCGTGCTCGCGGTGCAGCACCACCGCGCGGCGCATGGCCCGCCGCGCCCGGGAGCCGTCCCCGGCGTCGGCGTACGCGACCGCGAGGCGGAACCACGCGCGCCAGTCCGCCGGCGCCGCCTCCACCTCGGCGCGGCGCCGCTCGAAGACCGCGTCGGCGGCCGCCCGGTCCACGCGCCCGCTCGGGCGGCGGGGCAGCTCGTCCTCGGGGAGCCCGCCCTCCTCGCCGAGCTGGCGCCCCAGGCGCTCGGTCGCCTGCCCGAAGCGCATCTCGAGCACGAGGATCCACAGGCCCACGACCGGGAACAGCAGCACGCCGATCCCGAGCAGGACGAACGCGGGGCGCCCGTCGCGCACGAGGGTCAGGCCGCGGTCGCCCAGCACCACGAGGTAGACGCCGAGCACGACCGCGAGCAGCAGCGCGGCACGGCGGGCGTTCACGGTGCCCGGCGCCCGGGCGCGTCGTCGAGGTAGTGCTCCAGGCCGACGGTCAGCCCGGGG
The sequence above is a segment of the Vallicoccus soli genome. Coding sequences within it:
- the thyX gene encoding FAD-dependent thymidylate synthase, with translation MTTAAATPEPVWRSDVGVELVRASASDADVVTAARVSTAGERAEEQRADDPAAHAGLIRFLLRNRHGTPFEHNSMTFLVTAPIFVFREFQRHRTGWSYNEESGRYRELAPVFYVPADDRDLVQVGKAGAYTFEPGTDEQRRVVAEQTRRACEGAHAAYRAMLGAGVAREVARGVLPVATFSSMYATCNARSLMAFLSLRTRHDEAAFPSYPQREIAMVAEQMEEHFARLMPLTHAAFLQARRVGP
- a CDS encoding GNAT family N-acetyltransferase; translated protein: MAPTAGPAGSVRPARPQEAAEVAVLQAGAWREAYGDLLPPAALDPAALAPSWTAAVEHPPTPRHRVLVALDAPGVVGFAAAAPAEDADLDPGAAAELLALAVAPEHRRAGHGSRLLQAAADLARDDGTQALVCWVGEHEALLAAFLAGAGWAQDGARRSLDAGSGAPLPQRRWTTRLGQGG
- a CDS encoding AzlC family ABC transporter permease, which gives rise to MSWQERRRATVRQAAGVGLATGSYGVSFGALAVAAGLSPAQACALSLLAFTGGSQFAYVGVVAGGGASASGALSALLLGSRNALYGLRVAPLLRRGPGPRGLRRAVGAQLVIDESTAVALGQPDERAARLGFWATGLAVYALWNASTLLGALAGDLLGDPRTYGLDAAAPAAFVALLAPRLRGREAWAVAAVAAVLAVALVPAVPVGVPVLAAGAVALVAALRGARAAA
- a CDS encoding AzlD domain-containing protein, which codes for MSWAWLLATCAGCYLLKLAGTAVPERVLDRPRVARAGALLPVALLAALTAVQAVSTGRALMLDARAAGLAAGVAALLLRAPFLVVVVVAAAVAAGVRALA